The following is a genomic window from Merismopedia glauca CCAP 1448/3.
GCCTGTTCTGTAGATAAACCACAGTAGACATTCATCTCTTGTTTTAAAGGTAAGTCTTGAATGATTGTGCGATCGGTTTTCAGGCGACGGAGGATAAAAGGTTGAACCAGCGATCGCAATGTTTTCAAAGAAGCTATGTCGCCGTATTTTTCGATAGGGATGGCAAATCGCCTTTGAAAAAACTGTTTATTTCCTAGATAATTAGGATTGAGAAAGTCAATAATTGACCAAAGTTCTGATAATCTATTTTCTACGGGAGTACCAGTTAAAGCAATTCGGTAATTAGTAGTTAGTTGACGCACTGCTTGAGATTGTTTTGCTTCCGAGTTCTTGATATTTTGCGCTTCATCTAAAACCACAATTTGCCAGTTAGTAGTTTGGAGAGTTTTCAGATCCCGAAATACCAAAGGATAACTAGTAATTACAATATCTTTTTTGGCGATCGCTTGGGCAAATTTTTGACCTTTGAGCCGTTTATCTCCATGATAAACTAAGATTTTGAGATCGGGTGCAAACTTATCAATTTCCCGTTCCCAGTTGCCTAAAACTGAAGTTGGGCAGACAATTAAAATAGGGTTTTCTAAACCGTTTTCTGCTTGTAAATGTAGTAAAAAAGCAATCAATTCAATGGTTTTTCCCAAACCCATATCATCAGCCAAGCAAGCACCCATTCCCCAACGTTCTAAAAAGCTTAACCAGCCAACCCCTCTAGCTTGATAAGGGCGTAATTCTCCTTTAAAGGTATCGGGAGGATAGATGGAAGCAAAAGTTTGTCTATTAGTCAAAGTAGCCAGGAGTTCTTCTAAAACGCCAGAAGCAGCAAAACTGACTACAGGCAACTTTTCAATCGTCTTGCTGTCTCCCGTACTCAAACGCAGCGCATCTTCAACAGATAAAGATAAAGCCTGTTTTTGCAGCGCAAAAATCCCCTCTGCGGCTTTGATATCTTGAGGTTGGAGGGCGATCCATTCCCCATGAATTTGGACTAAAGGCGTTTTTTGGGCAATCAAGCGGTTAAACTCAGCTTTAGAAATACTTTTATCGCCCATTGCTAGTTCTAGTTTAAACTTGAGTAAGCTTTGCAAGCCCAATCTAGATTTAGCTTCAGCTATATCTGCCGTAACTTTTAACCCCAAGCCTCCCTCAACGCCACCACTAGGGATTAAACTAGAGGGCATAACTACCCCCAAACCGCTATCTTGCAATCGCCAAGCGGAACCTCTGATAAACTCATAGGCTTCTATGGGAGAGAGATTACAGCCACAAGGATAAGGGGTTTCTAAACTAGGCGCGATCGCTGGATACAAGCGTAAGGCTAAGCCTAATCCTTTGAGTAAAGTCTCTTGGGGGCGATCAATGACTCTTCCTTGATAATTCAATTGTGGCAGAGGATGCCGCCAAATAGTTGCTGCTTCAACCTGTAAATCGCCTCTATCTACAGCTTGTAAACAATATTCTAGTCTCCAGTCAGTTTCTTCGCCTGTAGGTGGCTGCAAGACTAAACAAGTCCGAAATTGATGAAAAACTCGATGCGCTGTCTCAGCCGAAATTAAATCTTCTTGAACTGGTGTCGTCCAATTTTGTAAGGTACTAATGAGGCGATCGCTTGCGCTGCGATCCGCGTAATCGCTGTCTGAAACTTCTGCTGAGATAGGGGAATCACCATTACCCCACAAACTTTCTAACCATCTTTGGGCAATTGGTTCAGCTACCGTCGGTAAATCAATGCTAGCTACCAAATTCCTGACTTGAGCATCAACTACATCACTCAAAAAGCTCAAAATCAACTCTTGAGGCGAATTTGCTGTCAAATTGGGTAGTTCCGATCTTTGCGTCTTTGTGTCTGTTCTTTCCTCCTCACCAGCAGGAGGATAAGCCAAACAAGCTGGAGGCATAAATTGGGTAAAGTGTTCTAAGCGGGTGCGATCGCTTCCACTATCGAGAACAGGTTGCCAGCGCCCCCAAATAGCTCCTTCAGCACCCCTTTGGTATCCAGGGAGGAATTTGCCCCGCGCCAACATATCTAGACTCCAACGGGCTATATGCACCCAATAGAGTAAATCTCCTCCCACATACTTCTCAGCC
Proteins encoded in this region:
- a CDS encoding DEAD/DEAH box helicase, with the protein product MATLHGSWLMGVNQRNFFIWGETWRHHAVIVSSQSSSFPIHPLAMTEDELISCLSGYHLKNYLPASLTWETQTVAIPTKKEGKDLLVDSELHIDEENPKQPELQPLQVKGIALFPQAAIAFLSALPLTRFQEAEKYVGGDLLYWVHIARWSLDMLARGKFLPGYQRGAEGAIWGRWQPVLDSGSDRTRLEHFTQFMPPACLAYPPAGEEERTDTKTQRSELPNLTANSPQELILSFLSDVVDAQVRNLVASIDLPTVAEPIAQRWLESLWGNGDSPISAEVSDSDYADRSASDRLISTLQNWTTPVQEDLISAETAHRVFHQFRTCLVLQPPTGEETDWRLEYCLQAVDRGDLQVEAATIWRHPLPQLNYQGRVIDRPQETLLKGLGLALRLYPAIAPSLETPYPCGCNLSPIEAYEFIRGSAWRLQDSGLGVVMPSSLIPSGGVEGGLGLKVTADIAEAKSRLGLQSLLKFKLELAMGDKSISKAEFNRLIAQKTPLVQIHGEWIALQPQDIKAAEGIFALQKQALSLSVEDALRLSTGDSKTIEKLPVVSFAASGVLEELLATLTNRQTFASIYPPDTFKGELRPYQARGVGWLSFLERWGMGACLADDMGLGKTIELIAFLLHLQAENGLENPILIVCPTSVLGNWEREIDKFAPDLKILVYHGDKRLKGQKFAQAIAKKDIVITSYPLVFRDLKTLQTTNWQIVVLDEAQNIKNSEAKQSQAVRQLTTNYRIALTGTPVENRLSELWSIIDFLNPNYLGNKQFFQRRFAIPIEKYGDIASLKTLRSLVQPFILRRLKTDRTIIQDLPLKQEMNVYCGLSTEQATIYQELVDASLAEIESQSGIQRRGAILTLILKLKQICNHPAQFFQEKAFGSAQRSGKLMRLEEMLEEIIAEGDRALIFTQFAECGKLLKPYLEKRLESEILFLYGGTRKQQREEMIDQFQKDPQAPKIFILSLKAGGTGLNLTRANHVFHFDRWWNPAVENQATDRVFRIGQTRNVQVHKFVCKGTLEEKINDIIESKKQLSEQTVDAGEQWLTELDTDKLRNLLLLDRNAILDDE